The following proteins come from a genomic window of Ignavibacteriales bacterium:
- a CDS encoding carboxypeptidase regulatory-like domain-containing protein: MRKAKLFISFFVFVVLLLSSQSMYSQTTASINGTVVDQNGSPLPSATIIAVHVPSGTQFGTTARADGKYNLVSLRVGGPYKVTVSMIGYTTQVEEGFNLELSQNLQINFKLPEQAVQLTGVTVTAERGAVLSQARTGAAQNVSLKQIEEIPTLNRTFASFAKLSPMFSGTSTQAAGRSSRFNNIQIDGTAYNDLFGLASSGTPGGQAGTNPISFDAIREFQVVIAPYDVRMSGFTGAGINAITRSGTNNFSGSVFFLGRNQDFTGQRNPTTGVDKKVTDFTSSQYGFRLGGPIMKDKLFFFINGEITTDNRPVVTPSLQTGIGSNSAAQLQALVDQFAVALRAKGMEPGSSADFTRKSPSTKLLLKFDYNLSDNHQLTLRHNYVDAYQDNLAGRGTSSMSFDSYNYRFNSTTNSTALLLNSHFGNNMSNELIVGYTTVREKRTATGGLTPLVTVRELSSTFTMTAGFDNFSGANSLDQDIIEFTDNFSYFVGNHTITIGTHNEFFKFKNLFIRNILGNYSYNSLADFNADLPNSFTRTYARFGDQSSRPAASFSVAQLGFYVQDEWAVLPQFKITYGLRVDVPTFPDAPAQNDSVSKYFPGISTSSAPTGNLLWSPRIGFNYDVSGDRTTQIRGGVGIFSGRVPYVWISNNYGNSGMLTQQIDLKTARTNLVFRPDPNNQYTVGSSALLGAPSVRSEIDLADPNLKMPQLIKFNAAVDQELPLGFVGTAEFLYSQTVNDIIYRKLNLNPIIGYVRLPNGDYEGSIKRPIFGGENLYNNNFTDVLQAYNTGDGYQYNLSFQVQRSVARGLSLSTAYNYMQAFDRSSVTSSQAQSQMSFLAVAGDPNSPPLTTSDWEITHRAFISASFVWEFFKNAPTTISLFYNVQSGRKFSFTSQSGSITTGTGTTDLNGDNYPGNDLFYIPRNANEILIGKITSGQFVPATTAGTTYNDLDAFIKNDEYLNTHRGQIAERNGATAPSRSYLDMHIQQEIPDFMGFGAFQVSLDISNVLNLINPNWGQVKDVDGFNDTKNVVTYQGRIAYQGNANVPVYSFTKPANNTVFVYDDLSSRWQMQFNVRYSF, from the coding sequence ATGAGAAAAGCTAAACTATTTATTTCTTTTTTCGTGTTTGTGGTTTTACTACTTAGCTCTCAGTCGATGTATTCCCAAACTACTGCATCCATTAACGGAACAGTAGTTGATCAAAACGGGAGTCCATTACCGAGTGCTACAATTATTGCAGTCCATGTACCTTCAGGAACACAATTTGGTACAACTGCTCGCGCAGATGGAAAGTATAACTTGGTAAGTTTACGAGTTGGCGGTCCATACAAAGTAACAGTATCCATGATTGGATATACCACGCAAGTTGAAGAAGGTTTCAATCTGGAATTAAGTCAGAATTTACAAATCAATTTTAAACTTCCAGAACAAGCAGTTCAGCTTACCGGCGTAACGGTAACCGCTGAAAGAGGTGCGGTACTTAGTCAAGCAAGAACCGGTGCTGCACAGAACGTTTCATTAAAACAAATTGAAGAAATTCCTACACTCAACAGAACATTTGCAAGTTTCGCAAAACTTTCGCCTATGTTTTCGGGAACCTCAACTCAAGCGGCTGGTCGATCAAGCAGATTCAATAATATACAAATTGACGGAACTGCATATAACGATTTATTTGGTCTTGCATCATCGGGTACTCCCGGAGGACAGGCAGGAACCAACCCAATAAGTTTTGATGCTATTCGTGAATTCCAAGTTGTTATTGCACCTTACGATGTTAGAATGAGCGGATTTACAGGTGCCGGTATCAATGCTATCACACGTTCCGGTACAAACAATTTTAGCGGTTCTGTATTCTTTTTAGGGAGAAACCAGGATTTTACTGGACAAAGGAATCCAACTACTGGTGTAGACAAAAAAGTTACGGATTTTACGAGTTCGCAATACGGTTTCAGATTAGGCGGACCAATAATGAAGGATAAGCTTTTCTTCTTTATAAATGGAGAAATAACGACTGATAATAGACCGGTAGTTACACCATCTCTACAAACGGGTATTGGCTCCAATTCAGCCGCTCAACTTCAAGCACTTGTAGATCAATTTGCAGTCGCTTTAAGAGCTAAAGGAATGGAACCGGGTAGTTCAGCCGATTTCACAAGAAAAAGTCCAAGTACCAAATTATTGTTGAAATTTGATTACAACCTCTCTGATAACCACCAGTTAACATTACGACATAATTATGTTGACGCATATCAGGATAACCTCGCTGGTAGAGGTACTTCATCTATGAGTTTCGATTCGTATAATTACCGCTTCAACAGTACAACTAATTCAACTGCATTATTATTGAATAGCCATTTTGGAAATAATATGTCGAATGAATTAATCGTAGGTTATACTACAGTAAGAGAAAAGAGAACTGCAACTGGCGGACTAACACCTTTGGTTACTGTAAGAGAACTAAGTTCAACTTTTACAATGACTGCAGGTTTTGATAACTTCTCCGGCGCAAATTCGCTGGATCAAGATATTATCGAATTCACAGATAACTTCTCGTACTTTGTTGGTAACCATACTATAACAATTGGTACGCACAATGAATTTTTCAAATTCAAAAATTTGTTTATCCGGAATATTCTTGGAAACTATTCTTATAATAGTTTAGCTGATTTCAATGCGGACCTCCCGAATAGTTTTACAAGAACATATGCAAGGTTTGGAGATCAAAGCAGCAGGCCTGCAGCAAGTTTCAGTGTTGCGCAATTAGGTTTTTATGTTCAAGATGAATGGGCTGTTTTACCGCAATTTAAAATTACTTACGGTCTAAGAGTAGATGTACCAACATTCCCGGACGCTCCCGCACAGAATGACTCAGTTTCAAAATATTTTCCGGGAATCAGTACAAGTTCAGCACCTACTGGAAATCTTCTATGGTCTCCTCGTATTGGTTTTAACTACGATGTTTCGGGAGATAGAACCACACAAATTAGAGGCGGTGTAGGAATCTTTTCAGGCCGCGTTCCTTACGTCTGGATCTCAAATAATTATGGTAATTCAGGAATGTTAACACAGCAAATCGATCTGAAAACTGCAAGAACCAATTTAGTCTTCAGACCGGATCCTAATAATCAATATACAGTTGGGTCGAGTGCACTACTGGGAGCTCCGAGTGTTAGATCAGAAATCGATTTAGCCGATCCAAATCTTAAAATGCCGCAGCTAATTAAATTTAATGCTGCAGTTGATCAAGAGTTGCCGCTTGGTTTTGTTGGTACTGCAGAGTTTCTATATTCACAAACTGTTAATGATATTATTTATAGAAAACTCAATCTTAATCCAATAATCGGTTATGTTAGATTACCCAACGGGGATTATGAAGGTTCAATAAAGAGACCTATTTTCGGTGGTGAAAACTTGTATAACAATAATTTCACAGATGTTCTTCAGGCATATAATACGGGCGATGGTTATCAATATAATTTATCGTTCCAGGTTCAACGAAGTGTAGCAAGAGGTCTTTCTCTCAGCACAGCTTATAATTATATGCAGGCATTTGATCGCTCAAGCGTTACATCTTCTCAAGCTCAATCTCAAATGTCGTTTTTAGCAGTAGCCGGAGATCCAAATTCACCTCCACTAACAACAAGTGATTGGGAAATTACTCACAGAGCGTTTATATCAGCATCATTTGTTTGGGAATTCTTTAAAAACGCACCTACAACAATATCATTATTCTACAATGTTCAGTCCGGTAGGAAGTTCTCATTTACTTCACAATCCGGTTCAATAACTACCGGTACCGGAACAACCGATCTTAACGGTGACAATTATCCTGGTAATGATTTGTTTTATATTCCAAGAAACGCAAATGAAATTCTTATTGGTAAAATCACTAGCGGTCAATTTGTACCTGCCACAACTGCGGGAACAACTTACAACGACCTTGATGCGTTCATTAAAAATGATGAGTATTTAAATACTCACCGCGGTCAAATAGCTGAAAGAAACGGAGCTACAGCACCGTCGCGATCTTATCTTGACATGCATATTCAACAAGAAATTCCTGATTTCATGGGATTTGGTGCTTTCCAAGTTTCTTTGGATATTTCTAATGTACTCAATCTAATTAATCCAAATTGGGGTCAAGTGAAAGATGTTGATGGTTTTAACGATACAAAAAATGTCGTTACTTACCAGGGCAGGATTGCTTATCAAGGAAATGCTAATGTACCGGTTTATAGTTTTACAAAACCTGCAAATAATACTGTATTCGTTTATGATGATCTTTCTTCACGCTGGCAAATGCAGTTTAATGTTAGATACTCATTCTAA
- a CDS encoding carboxypeptidase regulatory-like domain-containing protein, translating into MRKVKQLISFFLFVVVMFSSQLMYSQTTAAINGTIVDQNGSPLPSATIIAIHLPSGTQYGTTARADGKYNLVNLRVGGPYKVTVSMIGYTPQIEEGFNLELSQNLQINFKLPEQAVQLTGVTVTAERGAVLSQARTGAAQNVSLKQIEQIPTISRRFSDFAKLSPLFSGLNAQAAGRTSRFNNIQIDGAQYNDLFGLGSSGTPGGTAGTNPISLDAIQEFQVVIAPYDIRYGGFTGGGINAITRSGSNTFSGSAFLFGRNQNFIGQRNAITGEDKKVADFSNYQYGFRIGGPIVKDKLFFFVNGEMTTNTRPLYNTSLQVGFGNNTVADLQAKVDQFRNLLIAKGMTNPGSSDVFSSEQPSTKLLLRFDYNLGENHQLSLTNNYVDAYQDNLAGRGTSSMSFDSYNYRMNSVTNSTTLRLNSRFGNNISNELIVGYTTIRDHRTNTGALTPNVSVSELNRTFTMTAGFDQYSGANQLDQDIIEVTDNFSYYAGNHTITIGTHNEFFKFRNLFIRNFLGYYQYNSLADFQNDLVATYYHDYSRTPDPQPSAEFSVAQFGFYLQDEWAVLPQLKLTYGVRVDIPIFPDSPAKNDSVSKYLPGMSTDQVPSGNLLWSPRVGFNWDVSGDRTTQIRGGVGIFTGRPAYVWISNNYGNSGMLIAEVSAFGKTLPFRADPNNQYLPGQHASLGAPTVKSEIDLADPNLKMPQLLRYNLGVDQELPFGFVGTAEFLYSQSINDLLYKKLNLMAPTGKVAPLGSGNDGRPIYGGTNSYNNNFNDIMYLYNTSDGYQYNLVFQIQRNVARGFSVSTGYTYGRSYDRNSVTSSQAQSQMRYSAVDFDPNSPALTTSDWEIRNRFFASVTFTHEFFKNAPTAITLFYNGQTGSPFSFTARGTASNNLNNDGFDGNDLFYIPRNSSEILLGSISNNQFVPSTKAGTTFADLDAFIKNNSYLNDNRGKISERNGASAPWREYFDLHVAQDIPDLWGLGAFQLTLDVQNLLNLLNPEWGHVYDVANDTPTFISYQGRITYNGKANTAVYSFTKPKDNVVWSYSDLASRWSMQLGVRYSF; encoded by the coding sequence ATGAGAAAAGTTAAACAATTGATTTCCTTCTTCCTGTTTGTGGTTGTAATGTTTAGCTCTCAGTTAATGTATTCCCAGACAACTGCAGCCATTAATGGTACAATAGTTGATCAAAACGGAAGCCCATTACCGAGTGCTACAATTATTGCAATTCATTTACCATCAGGAACACAATATGGTACTACCGCACGAGCAGACGGAAAGTACAACTTGGTTAACTTACGAGTTGGAGGTCCATATAAAGTTACTGTTTCAATGATCGGTTATACGCCTCAAATTGAAGAAGGATTCAACCTAGAATTAAGCCAGAATTTACAAATCAATTTTAAACTTCCAGAACAGGCTGTTCAGCTTACCGGTGTAACGGTAACGGCAGAAAGAGGCGCAGTACTTAGTCAAGCAAGAACCGGTGCTGCTCAGAACGTCTCTCTTAAACAGATTGAACAAATTCCAACTATTAGCAGAAGGTTTTCAGATTTTGCTAAATTATCTCCTCTTTTCTCCGGTTTAAATGCACAAGCCGCAGGTAGAACAAGCAGATTCAATAACATTCAGATTGACGGAGCTCAGTACAACGACTTATTCGGTCTTGGTTCATCTGGTACACCTGGCGGTACTGCAGGTACAAATCCAATCAGTTTGGATGCTATCCAAGAGTTTCAAGTTGTTATTGCTCCTTATGATATCAGATATGGCGGATTCACAGGCGGTGGAATAAATGCAATTACCCGTTCCGGCTCAAATACTTTTTCCGGTTCAGCATTCTTATTTGGCAGAAATCAGAATTTCATTGGACAAAGAAATGCTATTACAGGGGAAGATAAAAAAGTTGCTGATTTTTCTAATTACCAATATGGTTTCCGTATTGGCGGTCCGATAGTTAAAGATAAACTTTTCTTCTTTGTAAATGGTGAAATGACTACAAATACAAGACCACTATACAATACATCATTACAAGTTGGATTTGGAAATAATACTGTAGCAGATTTGCAAGCAAAAGTTGATCAATTCAGAAATCTATTGATTGCAAAAGGAATGACAAATCCCGGTAGTTCTGATGTTTTCAGTTCTGAACAACCAAGCACGAAGTTGTTGTTAAGATTTGATTACAACTTAGGTGAGAATCATCAACTTTCTCTTACCAATAATTATGTTGATGCATATCAGGATAACTTAGCTGGTAGAGGTACATCTAGCATGAGTTTCGATTCCTATAATTATAGAATGAATAGCGTTACAAATTCAACTACTCTTAGATTAAACAGCCGTTTCGGCAACAATATCTCAAACGAACTAATTGTGGGTTACACAACAATTCGTGATCACAGAACAAATACTGGTGCCCTTACACCCAATGTATCTGTAAGCGAATTAAACCGTACATTTACAATGACAGCCGGTTTCGATCAGTATTCCGGAGCTAATCAGTTAGATCAAGATATTATTGAAGTAACTGATAACTTTTCTTATTACGCCGGAAATCATACTATCACGATCGGTACACACAATGAATTCTTCAAATTCAGAAATCTATTCATCAGAAATTTCTTGGGCTATTATCAATATAATAGTCTTGCAGATTTCCAGAATGATTTAGTTGCTACTTATTATCATGACTATTCAAGAACGCCCGACCCACAACCGTCCGCCGAATTCAGTGTAGCTCAATTTGGTTTCTACCTTCAGGATGAATGGGCGGTTTTACCACAGTTGAAATTGACTTACGGTGTACGTGTTGACATTCCTATTTTCCCGGATTCACCGGCAAAGAACGATTCTGTTTCAAAATATCTACCGGGAATGAGTACAGATCAAGTGCCATCAGGAAATCTTTTATGGTCTCCAAGAGTTGGTTTTAACTGGGATGTTTCCGGCGACAGAACAACTCAGATTAGAGGCGGTGTTGGTATTTTCACAGGCCGTCCGGCTTATGTATGGATTTCAAATAATTACGGCAATTCTGGTATGTTGATTGCCGAAGTCAGCGCCTTTGGTAAAACTTTACCATTTAGAGCTGATCCGAACAATCAGTATTTACCAGGTCAGCATGCTTCATTAGGTGCGCCAACTGTAAAATCTGAAATTGACTTGGCTGATCCAAATTTGAAAATGCCACAGTTGTTAAGATATAACTTAGGCGTAGATCAGGAATTACCATTCGGATTTGTTGGAACTGCGGAATTCCTTTATTCGCAATCAATCAATGACTTACTCTACAAGAAACTCAACCTTATGGCTCCTACTGGAAAAGTTGCACCTCTCGGCAGCGGTAATGACGGTCGTCCGATTTATGGCGGAACCAACAGCTACAATAATAATTTCAATGATATTATGTATCTATATAATACGAGCGATGGTTATCAGTACAATTTAGTTTTCCAGATTCAAAGAAATGTTGCGAGAGGATTCTCGGTTAGTACAGGTTACACTTACGGCAGATCATATGATCGTAATAGCGTAACTTCTTCACAAGCTCAATCTCAAATGAGATATTCAGCTGTCGACTTTGATCCGAATTCTCCGGCATTAACCACATCTGACTGGGAAATCCGTAACAGATTTTTTGCATCTGTTACATTCACACATGAATTCTTTAAGAATGCACCGACAGCGATCACATTATTCTACAACGGCCAAACCGGCTCGCCATTCTCATTCACTGCAAGAGGAACGGCATCGAACAATTTGAATAATGATGGATTTGATGGAAATGATTTATTCTACATTCCAAGAAACAGTAGTGAAATTCTTCTTGGATCAATTTCAAATAATCAGTTTGTTCCTTCAACAAAAGCAGGTACAACTTTCGCTGACTTAGATGCTTTTATTAAAAACAATTCTTACTTAAATGATAATCGTGGAAAGATTTCAGAAAGAAATGGTGCTTCTGCTCCTTGGAGAGAATATTTTGATCTTCATGTTGCTCAGGATATTCCTGACCTTTGGGGTTTAGGTGCATTCCAACTAACGCTTGATGTTCAGAACTTACTCAACTTACTAAATCCGGAATGGGGACATGTATATGATGTTGCTAATGATACCCCAACTTTTATTTCTTATCAAGGCAGAATTACTTACAACGGAAAAGCCAACACAGCAGTTTATAGTTTCACCAAACCTAAGGATAACGTGGTTTGGAGTTATTCAGACTTAGCCTCACGTTGGTCAATGCAGTTGGGAGTTAGATACTCTTTCTAA
- a CDS encoding alkaline phosphatase family protein, which yields MKKYLILISLLFITTISIAQKPYVILVSFDAFRWDYLNRGISPNLEKIREEGVSALSLRPSFPSKTFPNHISIITGMYPAHHGIILNNFADPFDKTFYRMSDTNAVQDGRWYLGEAFWETAERQGIITASYFWPGSVLKIPYRKPTYNEAYEHDRPYEKRVDGVIDWLKLPADKRPHFITLYCHETDTQGHDFGPDSPQTNEAIKRLDYIAGYLFQKLNEIKMKDSVNVIFVSDHGMTEVSKERTVNIEKIAGSDKCKFSDMGPIMFVEPQKEKLKEVYDILKKNENHYKVYYRNEIPEYYHFNDHPFISSIVVIADLGWSAISNYHRKSERDEKGNHGYDNNQLDMHGIFLATGPSFKKNYHTGTLWNIDIYPLLCKIFDIYPRTNIDGRLDRIEFILNNN from the coding sequence ATGAAAAAATATCTTATTCTCATTAGTCTTTTGTTCATTACAACTATAAGTATTGCTCAAAAACCATACGTAATCTTAGTTTCATTCGATGCATTTAGATGGGATTATCTAAACCGGGGAATCTCACCGAACCTGGAAAAAATAAGAGAAGAGGGAGTTTCCGCTCTTTCTCTACGTCCATCATTTCCTTCAAAAACTTTTCCTAATCATATTTCAATTATAACTGGAATGTATCCTGCTCATCATGGAATAATTCTAAATAATTTTGCCGATCCATTTGATAAGACTTTCTACCGGATGAGCGATACAAATGCAGTGCAGGATGGAAGGTGGTATCTTGGAGAAGCGTTTTGGGAAACAGCCGAGCGTCAAGGAATAATTACGGCGAGCTATTTTTGGCCCGGATCTGTTTTGAAAATTCCATACCGTAAACCAACATATAATGAAGCTTACGAACACGATAGACCGTATGAAAAACGAGTTGACGGGGTTATAGATTGGTTAAAACTTCCAGCCGATAAGCGTCCGCATTTTATAACTCTTTATTGCCACGAAACCGATACACAAGGTCACGATTTTGGTCCCGACTCACCTCAAACGAACGAAGCGATAAAACGGCTCGACTATATTGCCGGTTACCTTTTCCAGAAGCTGAATGAAATTAAAATGAAGGATAGTGTAAATGTTATTTTTGTTTCAGATCATGGTATGACGGAAGTTTCTAAAGAGCGAACAGTTAATATTGAAAAAATTGCCGGATCAGATAAATGTAAGTTTTCTGATATGGGTCCTATTATGTTTGTTGAACCTCAGAAAGAAAAACTAAAAGAGGTTTATGATATTCTTAAGAAAAATGAGAACCATTATAAAGTCTATTACCGCAATGAAATTCCGGAGTATTATCATTTTAATGATCATCCGTTTATCTCGTCCATTGTAGTAATTGCTGATCTTGGCTGGTCTGCTATTTCTAATTATCATAGAAAATCGGAAAGAGATGAGAAAGGGAACCATGGATATGATAACAACCAGTTAGATATGCATGGAATCTTTTTAGCTACCGGTCCTAGTTTTAAGAAAAATTATCACACCGGCACTTTATGGAATATTGATATCTACCCATTGCTGTGCAAAATTTTTGATATTTATCCACGCACAAATATTGACGGCAGACTCGATCGGATTGAATTCATTTTGAATAATAATTAA
- a CDS encoding pitrilysin family protein, which translates to MTKNLLKIDYEKYSLANGLQVILYPDQSFPLVAVNVWYRVGSANEKPGKTGFAHLFEHMMFQGSQNIPKEGHFRYVQEAGGSLNGSTSIDRTNYYETVPANYFELPLWLESDRMGFMIPGLTQEKLENQKDVVMNERRQHYENQPYGMAWEKLFSNLFSAEHPYSWPTIGWMEDIAKFELDDVKKFFSTYYCPNNATLVVGGNFNVPRIKDLIDKYFGNIPKGISVPEVKTTRQNLTETKKIIMEDNVQLPRIYLAWHTEKAFSTNDAALDILSDILTSSKNARLQKSLVFEKQIVQDISSFQYSAKLDGSFIIVSTAKPGIELGDIKIEIENTIADLIKNGITTDELIRAKNSLKSSYIYSLQKLDLIVDHLNHYNYFLNEPDSFVFDLSRYENVTREQVIEAAKNYLIKPHVELNVIPKSDGSKEK; encoded by the coding sequence ATGACTAAAAATCTTTTAAAGATTGATTACGAAAAATATTCGCTTGCGAATGGATTGCAGGTTATACTATATCCCGATCAATCATTCCCTCTTGTTGCGGTAAATGTATGGTACAGGGTTGGATCGGCAAATGAAAAACCGGGTAAAACTGGTTTTGCGCATTTGTTCGAACATATGATGTTTCAAGGTTCTCAGAATATTCCAAAGGAAGGACATTTCCGTTACGTTCAAGAAGCTGGCGGAAGTTTAAACGGCTCCACAAGTATAGACCGGACAAATTATTATGAAACGGTTCCGGCAAATTATTTCGAACTTCCACTTTGGCTGGAATCCGATCGAATGGGATTTATGATTCCGGGACTGACACAAGAGAAACTTGAGAACCAAAAAGATGTAGTAATGAATGAACGGCGCCAGCATTACGAAAATCAACCGTATGGAATGGCCTGGGAAAAATTATTTTCAAATTTATTTTCTGCAGAACATCCATATTCATGGCCAACAATTGGCTGGATGGAAGACATTGCGAAATTTGAATTGGACGATGTAAAAAAATTTTTCAGCACTTATTATTGTCCGAATAATGCGACTCTTGTTGTGGGCGGAAATTTTAATGTCCCTAGAATAAAAGATTTAATTGATAAATATTTTGGAAATATTCCTAAGGGCATCTCAGTCCCCGAAGTAAAAACAACTAGACAAAATTTAACTGAAACAAAAAAAATAATCATGGAAGACAATGTTCAACTTCCGAGAATTTATTTAGCATGGCATACAGAAAAAGCATTTAGTACAAACGATGCGGCGCTTGATATTCTTTCCGATATATTGACTTCATCCAAAAATGCGCGTCTGCAAAAATCGCTTGTCTTTGAAAAACAGATTGTACAAGATATTTCATCATTCCAGTATTCGGCTAAACTGGATGGTTCATTTATTATTGTGTCAACCGCAAAGCCTGGAATTGAACTGGGAGATATAAAGATTGAAATTGAGAACACGATTGCCGATCTGATCAAAAATGGAATTACTACCGATGAACTGATACGCGCAAAAAACAGTCTGAAGTCATCTTATATTTATTCACTTCAAAAACTTGATTTGATCGTTGACCATTTGAATCACTACAACTATTTCCTAAATGAACCCGATTCATTCGTTTTTGATTTATCGAGATATGAAAATGTAACCCGTGAACAAGTAATTGAAGCTGCAAAAAATTATTTAATAAAGCCTCATGTCGAACTAAATGTAATTCCCAAAAGTGACGGCTCAAAAGAAAAATGA